A single window of Micrococcaceae bacterium Sec5.1 DNA harbors:
- a CDS encoding ATP-binding cassette domain-containing protein, with protein sequence MSISVTSPQSAPLLSVENLVVEYPSKRFRAKPFRALTDINITIGQGETLGLVGESGSGKTTLGRAVLGLAPVTSGKVIFEGNDISNASRKERRTLSRDLQVVFQDPYTSLNPALEIGDILAEPLGVQGMESAAAKKRVKELLDQVGLPSDAIHRLPREFSGGQRQRVAIARALALSPKLIVCDEPVSALDLSTQARVLDLFLQIQKDTGVSYLFVSHDLDVVRHISHRVAVMYHGEIVEQGPAEVVTRDPDHPYTQRLLLASPVPDPDRQEQRRADRHRLLANQHSQIEQQGAVA encoded by the coding sequence ATGAGCATCTCAGTTACATCACCGCAAAGCGCCCCGTTGCTGTCCGTGGAGAACCTGGTGGTCGAGTACCCCAGCAAGAGGTTCCGGGCCAAGCCCTTCCGGGCGCTGACGGACATCAACATCACCATCGGCCAAGGCGAAACCCTTGGCCTGGTGGGGGAGTCCGGCTCGGGCAAGACCACCTTGGGCAGGGCCGTTCTGGGCCTCGCCCCCGTCACTTCCGGAAAGGTGATTTTCGAAGGCAACGACATCAGCAACGCCTCGCGCAAGGAACGCCGGACGCTGAGCCGGGACCTCCAAGTGGTGTTCCAGGACCCCTACACGTCGCTGAACCCTGCCTTGGAAATCGGCGACATCCTGGCTGAACCGCTGGGCGTGCAAGGAATGGAATCGGCAGCGGCCAAGAAGCGCGTCAAGGAACTGCTGGACCAGGTGGGCCTGCCGTCGGACGCGATCCACCGACTACCCCGTGAGTTCAGTGGCGGCCAGCGCCAGCGTGTTGCGATTGCCCGGGCTTTGGCGCTGTCACCCAAACTCATTGTCTGCGACGAACCGGTCAGTGCTTTGGACCTCTCCACCCAGGCCCGCGTTCTGGACCTCTTCCTGCAGATCCAGAAGGACACCGGGGTTTCGTACCTGTTCGTCTCCCACGACCTCGACGTCGTGCGGCACATCAGCCACCGCGTAGCCGTGATGTACCACGGCGAAATCGTGGAGCAAGGCCCCGCCGAGGTGGTCACCCGCGATCCCGATCACCCCTACACCCAGCGACTGTTGCTCGCCTCGCCCGTGCCCGATCCTGACCGCCAGGAACAACGGCGGGCAGACCGCCATCGTTTGCTCGCAAACCAACACAGCCAAATCGAACAGCAAGGTGCCGTGGCCTGA